Genomic window (Methanothrix sp.):
TACATGCCTGATGATCTCGCGAAGATGATCTACAGGCATCTCCTCGAGATCTGCGAGGACAGGAGGTACCTGAAGGCGATCGCGTCCCCTGATAAGATAGTGGCATTCCTGCCTCCCGGGGGATCCAGGATCAGGCGGTTCGATGTGAAGGAGCTCGGCGTTTAGGGAGCGTGTATCTCGTCAATCGCCTTAACCGAAAAACTTATATTCGACGAAAGCCGTAAGGATGATTGGGCAAAAGTCGGAGATTGTTTTTCCTCCCTCCTACATCCCACAACGGCTTTTGCTCGCACTTCTCTTCTTTCTCACAAGCTTCGAAGGCGCGTGATTCCAGATGCGATGTCAGATCAGCGGAGATGTGATTGGGTGTGTCGATATCTCTCCCGTACTGCTGAGCGGGGTAGGCCAGATCTGTCGTAATGCATCAACAGGTCGCATCAATCCCTCTCTTCCGTATCCTTCTCCATACAGCTTAAAATACCAGATCCGTCAATCTTCCTCTGGATGAGAGAGCTGACGTCTTTGGTGCTCGCGGCTGCGATCCTCGCAGCGTTTGCATGCGTGATTGTTCTTGGCGACAGGGCAGAATCGACATCAGTAGATGAGTACATAAGCGCCTCACGGGGTGAAGTCAAGCCTGTCTTCGACCCGAGGTTCCCAGCTGACCCCAGAAGTTCCAGAAAGCTCTGGGAGGCGAGGAAGGATTCAAGCGCAGATTCTGCAAGCGCAGATTCTGAAATGGAAGCGCCCCCTGAGAACATATCAGAAGCATCCGCTGCGCCTGTCGTTGAGGAAAAGGCGCCGGATATCTCCGGCAGGCTGAGCTTCGTGCTGAAGGACCTGACATCGAAGAGAGTGGAGCTGCAGCTCTACCGGCTTGATGATACTCTCTTCGGCCATGGCACCATATCCGAGAACAGCTCGACCCAGCGGGTATCCGCAGTAGGAGACATCAGGGGTAACGCGCTCGAGCTGGATCTCATCTCCGAATACACCATCTACAGGCTCAAGATCGATTCGAGCAAAAGCCCCATGACAGGCACCTTCACAGCATACAGAGCTGATGCATCATCGTGGCCTGGTGTGGTGTACCAGGAGGGCGCCGAAGGAGCCGGCATCGCATAAGAGGCGGTTTCTGACTTCCAGGCACCTCTGCATGCGCCGCTCTTGGCGCACATGATGCCGGTGGATCCGAGAGAGACCAGGTTCAGCCACCCACATAGATCCGAATGCAAAACCGCGCTCCTGTCATTCGTGGATCCACAGGACGAAGATAAATGGCTGCCAGCAGCGATCGCGTGCTAAAGATGCTGATTTTAAATTACGCTCTTATGTATTCAGCAACTTGGAGGTCATGCAGGCCGGTTGCTGAGTGCACTCATTCGCTCGCCAGGCCTTCGACTTCGTCGAAACTCTTCGACGCAGTCGGAGATAAGTCGAAACGGGCGAATAGCATGACTGATGCCTCTTCGGGCAAGTTATCAGATGGATAAGAGCATTAAATTATTCGTGGATCACAGGAGGATGGATGGCTGCCAGAGGTGGCAGACCACCGATCCTCAGATGCGACCGGTCTCAATAACCCTGAGAGCTGCCCTGCCCTCTGACCCATGCTTGTCATCCCCCTTTGCCTCGGAGGCCAGGCATGGGGAGTTGAAGTATGTGGTCGTCCTGAGCGCACTCCTGATCTCCTCAAGCACCGCCTCCAGCCGCGGGTCCGCCGCACATCTCTCGCTGAGCCGCTTGATGTATGCATCTGTGTCGTAGTTGAAGAACCTAAGTAGCTTCTCGCATGTATCTCCAGGTATGCGTCTGCATATCTTCCAGCTGCTCCCATCAACAAGCACATGGATCTCTGTAACGCAGCCGAGGAGGTTGTGGAAGTCCCCGAGCGTGTCCTGGTAGGCTCCCAGAAGGAATATGCCCATGTAGTAGTCCTCGCCCCTGCTGAGCTTGTGTAGCTCTATGGCCTCCTTCCCACCCGCGAAGCTCTTTATCTCGCCATCCGAATCACATGTTATGTCCGCTATGGTCCCGGATTCTGATGGCACCTCCCTGAGCCTGTGGAGGGGCATGATCGGGAAGATCTGGCCCACACCCCACATGTCCGGCACCGACTGGAAGAGCGAGAAGTTCCCTATGTACTTCTGCCCAACCAGCTTCTTCAGCTCCCTGAACTCCTCGGAGTTGTCGCCAGCCTGTCTTGCCAGGCTCACGGCCTTCTGGCAGACCATCCAGAAGAGCATCTCCCCCTTCGCGCGTTCCTCAAGCCCGATATTGCCCAGGTTGAACGAGTCGAGAAGCTCATCTCTGTAATGGAGTGCATCGTGGTAGTACTCCTTGTAGTTCTTGAGGTTGATGTTCTTGAAGGCAAAGTAGAGATCCTCTATCTGTATGGGATCCCCCTCAAGCGGGAACGCCACGAACCCATCCTTGGAGTTCTTCTTGCCGATTATCTTGAAGACCAGGAATGAGTGGTATGCAGCTATCGCCCTGCCGCTCTCCGAGACTATTGTGGGTGACGGCACGCCCTCCTCCTCGCATATCTTCTGGAGCGTGTAAACAATGTCGTTGCTGTACTCCCGGAGAGTGTAGTTCGCGCTCGAGGGCCCGGAGCTCTTCGAGCCATCGTAGTCTACACTCAGGCCGCCTCCCACGTTGAAGTACTCTATCTCCGCGACCTTTCTCACCTTCGCGTAGATCCTGGCGGCCTCGTTCATCGCGTGCTTTATTCTGTGTATATCGGTGATCTGAGATCCGATGTGGAAGTGTATCATCCTGAGGCGATCGAGCAGTCCGTTCTCCTCCAGGATCTTCAGCAGCTCCAGGCACTCGATGGTCGAGAGTCCGAACTTGGCCGACTCACCGCCGGACTCGGCCCATCTGCCGCTCCCCTTCGAGAAGAGCTTGACCCTCATGCCGAGGAGAGGCCTCACCCCCATGCTCCTGGCCAGTCTCAGTATGTTGAAGATCTCCTCGAAGAGGTCCACGACTATTATTATCCTGTGCCTGTCCGATAACATCAGGGCAAGGCGGAGGAAATCATCATCCTTGTATCCATTGCAGATGAGCAGTGAGTCCTCAGGAAGATCGAGCGTCAGCGCGGCGAGCAGCTCCGCCTTTGTGCCTATCTCCAGTCCGATGTTGATCTCCCTGCCGTAATTCAGGATGTACTCTATGACCTCCTTCCTCTGGTTCACCTTCATGGGGAATACCGGCTGATACCTTCCCTGGTAGCCGAACTCTGATATGGATCCGGCAAATGCTCTGTATATCTCCCAGATCCTGTACTCGATTATCTGGGGAAATCTGAGAAGCACCGGCAGGTTCTCTCCGGACGCCTCCAGGCTCCTGATAATGTCCATCACATCGACACAGCATTCGCTGCTCTTGTTCGGCATCACGACGACGTTGCCCTTCTCATTGACCGAGAAGTAGCCATCGCCCCAGCCGTGAATCCCATAGAGGGCGATGGAGTCGTCAACCTTCCACATCCGCGGAGCCCCCATCGCATCTGAACCTCTTGAACCAGCTGCCTGTTCTGCACCTTCCCCTCAGCCAGCCCTCAGGTGGACTGCCCCGACTGATATTGGTAATCATCTCAGATCACTCCACAACCGATACACGGAAATGTGAATGTTCATTTGAGCGTCGATGTTGAGGGTGTTCTGATATATAAAGATGTGACCTCGAAATGGGGAGGAGCTGCATGCTTCTGGTAGTGTTGCATTCTGGCTGCAGTCAGAACTGTCTAAATGTGTTTCAAGTTATGTACTAGGGATTCCCATTAACCTCCTGCTCAACGATCTGCGAATGACGTTGCATGCTTCTATCAAAAGAAGCTTTATACCAAAAAGCTGGATTGTGGGAGTCCTCACTGTAATCACAAATCTTAAGGTTGTGGGCTGGGTGCTCGCATCATTGAGATCTGCAGCATGCGGCATCGCAGTAGTTGTGAGGCATTGTGTCGATGGACATCGATTTAGTGGCAGATTGTTTGGTGATGCGAGCCCACGATCTGATCATGGTATCTACGGAGTGCAGGTTTTCGTCAGTAGTCGGTGATGCAATGCGACCTCCAAAGAAATAAATATCGGGAGCACCCATATCACCACGTGGGTCAAGTGTACAGTCAGATACCTGTGGATCAGATACTCAGCAACCTTTGGGTAATACTCTTTCTGCTTCTCTTTCTCGTGCCGATGGTTCAGAGGAACGCCCTTCAGATCGCCAGGAAGCGGCTCCTCGTGAAGCTCGGAAAGAAGAGAGGCTCGCTTGTGATCACTCTTATACACAGACAGGAGGTCATAAGCTTTCTCGGGCTGCCTCTCGCAAGGTACATAGACATCGATGACAGCGAGGAGGTCCTCAGGGCGATACGCAGCGCGCCGAAGGACGTGCCCATAGACATCATACTCCACACTCCCGGAGGGCTCGCGCTTGCTGCAACGCAGATCGCCCTGGCGCTGAAGAACCACCCTGCAAGGACGAGCGTGATAATACCACACTATGCGATGTCCGGCGGAACCCTGATCGCCCTGGCGGTGGATGAGATAATCATGGACCCGAACGCTGCTCTCGGCCCCGTGGACCCGCAGCTTGGCGACCAGACCGGGGCGTATCCGGCGACATCGATACTGAAGGTCGTTGAGAGGAAGAAGATCGACGAGATCGATGACAGGACGCTGATACTGGCTGAGGAGGCAAGAAAGGCGGTGGAGCAGATGAAGGCGCTGCTCCGCAGGATAGTGTGCTCCGGATGTGATGAGGAGACGGTCAACAGAATCATCGAGGAGATGGTCTCCGGAAAGTACACCCACGACCACCCCTTCCTTGCAGAGGACGTGAAGGCCCTCCTGGGGGATCGCGTCAGGACCGATGTTCCACAGGAGGTCTATGATCTCATGGCACTCTACAGGATGGACATAAGCAGGAGACGTCCCGGGGTAGAGTACGTGCCGATGTCTAAGGGTTAGAAGGTATCAGGCATCTCGGCCCATCACCGATCAGATCGGCTCTGCCCGCAGAGATCAACCCCTCCCTTACGAGCTTGCGGTTCTCTGGAAGCCAGTACTGGAGCAGGGCCCTCTGGATCCTCTTCTCTCTGCCTCTGGGGATGTGGACAGGCTCCATTGTGAAGGGATCGAGCCCTGTGTGATACATCGCTGTGGAGACAGTCATCGGCGTGGGCGTGAAGTCCTGGACCTGCTCAACCCTCATGTGATGGTCGCGCAGGTACTCCGCCAGCTCGATCATGTCCCTCACAGTGCATCCGGGATGGCCTGACATAAGGTACGGCACCACGTACTCCTCCATTCCGGATCTGCTCACCGAATGCTGGAATCGCTTCATGAATGCATCCAGGACCTCGACAGGAGGCTTGCGCATGCATCTCGTCACGCTCTTCGATACGTGCTCAGGCGCGATCTTCAGGTGGCCTGATATGTGCTCGCGGCAGAGCTCCTCCAGAAATAGATCTCCATACTTCTCATCTCTCACAACAAGATCGTGGCGTATTCCAGAGCTGACGAAGACATGCCTGACGCCAGGTATCTCCTTTAGCCTTCGCAGCAGTTCAAGGTATCTTCTGTGGGATATCTCGATATTATCGCACTCTGGCGTGCATATTCTTCCGCACCCTCCCCGCTCCCACAGGGCACAAACCATGCCGTACATGTCGGCTGTCGGTCCCCCCACATCCTGTATCACCCCCCTGAATCCGGGCATCTCAACCAGCCGCCGCGCCTCCTTGAGGATCGATTCTATGCTCCTGGACTGCACAATGCGCCCCTGATGGTGTGTCAGCGCGCAGAAGCTGCAGGAGCCAAAGCACCCTCTGTGGCTTGTTATGGAGAACCTGACGCTCTCCAGCGCCGGCACGGGTTTTCTGTATAAAGGATGCTCCCTTCTGCTGTATGGCAGCTCGTATATCCTGTCGAGCTCCTCTGTTTTTAACGGCCTCGCGGGCGGGTTCTGGACTATGACCGTCTTTGGGTGGGGCTGCACAACGGCTCTGCCCCTGAACGGATCCTGCTCCATGTAGTGGAGCCTGAACGCCTCTGCGTACTTTCTCTTGTCAGAGGAGACCTCATCAAAAGACGGTATAACCGTGTACTCCTCATGCCTGGAGCTCTTCCACTCCTTAACGCTAATCCTGAAGACCGTGCCCTTAACATCTCTGATCTCGTCGATCTTCTCCCCATTATTCAGCCTAGATGCCACCTCCACCACGGCCAGCTCTCCCATACCGAAGATGAGGAGATCTGCGGGCGCGTCTGCGAGGATAGATCTCCTCACAGAGTCCGACCAGTAGTCGTAATGCGCAAACCTCCGGAGGCTGGCCTCGATGCCGCCGAGCACTATCGGTTTCCGAGGGAATATCGAGTGAAGCCTGTCAGCGTAAACCAGAGTCGCTCGATCCGGCCTCCTGATCTCTCCCCCCGGAGAGTACACGTCGCTGCTTCTCCTCTTCAGATTTGGAGTGAAGGCATTGACCATCGAGTCAACGTTTCCAGCGGTCACTCCGAAGAAGAGCCTCGGCTCTCCGAGGCGCTTGAAATCATCTGCCCTCCTCCAGTCGGGCTGCGGGATGATGCCCACCGTGAAACCGTGATCCCACAGAACCCTGCCGATGAGAGCTGCTCCGAAGGATGGATGATCCACATATGCATCGCCCGTGACAACAATCACATCGAGCTGATCTTCACCAAGCTCCTTCATCTCCTTCCTGGAGATCGGCAGGTAAACTGGCTGCTCCGGCATCACATACCAGAGCGTCAGCCGGGCTTAAAAAGGTGGGCCATAACCTGCTGTGTTGAATAATTGAGACCTGAAGGGTCGATAGCTATATATTTTTACTATAATTGTAATTTGTATGATTTAGTTCTTTGCTATCGGATCCTCAAACATTATTCAACACAGCACCATAACCGCGCTCGCGTCATTGAGATCGACAGCATTTGACCCTGATTTTCATGATCTGTTATGCCACTCAATGTCGATACCTAACATGCTGTTCAGTGGTTCGAGTCCACGACCACAGTTTCTTTCATGATCCTACAGAGCCCCATGAATCACACTGTCTCCTGATTTGAAAATGCTCCCGTTATATTTTGGTCATTCCTACACAAATCTTATATATGATGTACTAATTTAGTCATCAAAGTACATTAATCTACAAAGGTGATCCTGTTGAACTATCTGACGAGGCTGATTGAGGGGCAGAATCTCACCATGGAGGAGTCTGGGTCTCTCCTGAGCGCGTTTTTCGATGGCGCCACGGACGCACAGATCGCCTCGGCTCTCACGGCTCTCAGGATGAAGGGCGAGACCGCCGAGGAGCTCGCTGGCATGGCGAAGAGGATGCGCGAGTCCGCGATTCGAATACAACCCAAAGTCTCTGGGACGCTGGTTGATACATGCGGGACAGGCGGGGACAGCATGAACACGATAAATGTGAGCACAGCGGCCGCGATAGTTGCAGCCGCATGCGGCGTGCCGATCGCGAAGCACGGCAACTACGCTGTGAGCTCGCGATGTGGAAGCGCCAACGTCCTCGAGGCTCTGGGTGTCAACATCTCCTCCCCTCCGGAGGTGGTGGAGAGCATCATAGAGTCTGTCGGGATGGGATTCATGCTCGCCCCGCTCTTCCATCCAGCGATGAAGCGTGTCGCGCACATCAGAAGGGAGATGGGGATCAGGACTGTTTTCAACATTCTGGGGCCCCTCACAAACCCGGCTGGAGCAGAGGCTCAGGTCGTGGGAGTCTACTCTCCAGCGCTCTGCGAGAAGATCGCAAACGTCCTGAAACTCCTCGGAACGAGACGGGCAATGGTTGTGCACGGCAGCGGTCTCGATGAGATATCCAACACTGGCACCACCTTCGTCTCAGAGCTCTGCGAGGGGGCTGTGAGAAACTATGTTATAGATCCCAGGGATCTCGGATACCCGCTTGCAGACCTGAAGGATATCGCCGGAGGGACTCCTGAGGAGAATGCAGAGCGTCTTGTGAGGGTGCTCAAGGGCGAGAAGAGCAGAGCGAGGGATCTGGTGGCGATGAATGCAGGCGCAGCTGTGTACATCTCAGGAATGGCATCCACCCTCAGAGAGGGGTGTGCGATTGCAGAGTGCGCCATAAGCTCCGGGAGCGCGCTGGAGGCCCTGAAGACCCTGGTCGAGGAGAATGGGGATCCTGCAAGGCTCAGGAGATTCCTGTGAGCCGTCCGGAATTCCTCGGTGATCTTCAATGACCAGGGTCAAGATCTGCGGGCTCACGGATGAGGATGAGCTGAGATGCGCGCTGAAAGCAGGCGCAGATGCTGTCGGATTCATAGTGGAGATAGAGCGGTCGAGGCATCGCCTCTCTGTGGATGAGGCCAGGGATCTGATAGAGATGGTTCCGCCGTTCACAGCAAGTGTCGCTGTGATCGAGCCGGATTGCGTGGAGGATGCTCTCCGGCTCGCCGGATGTCTTGAGAGCGACGCGCTTCAGATCCATGGTGGCATCTCTCTGGAGGAGATCGGGGAGATCAGAAGACGTGTTCCTCAGAGGATAATCGTCGCAGTGCCTCCCGGATCCGAAAGAGCGTTGGAGATGAGCAGGGTTGCTGATGCTGTTCTCGTCGACACGCCAGTCTCCGGCGGTCTGGGAGGGTCCGGCAGGACGCACGACTGGTCTGTGACAGCGAGAATGAGATCGATGCTTCGCACTCCTCTGATACTGGCAGGCGGTCTGAGGCCGGAAAACATCGTTGACGCGATCGATGCGGTGAAACCGTATGCTGTTGATGTCTCCAGCGGCGTCGAGACGAATGGAAGAAAGGACCCGGCGAAGATCGAGGAGTTCGTGAGGAGGGTGAGATCCTGCCAGTGACATATCCTGTTCTCATCGACGTAACAGACAAGATAAGCGTGGATGCGCCGCTCTCGCTCTACCTATCCCTGAGAGATCGACGGTATCCATACCTCCTGGAATCTGTTGAGAA
Coding sequences:
- the trpD gene encoding anthranilate phosphoribosyltransferase, producing the protein MILLNYLTRLIEGQNLTMEESGSLLSAFFDGATDAQIASALTALRMKGETAEELAGMAKRMRESAIRIQPKVSGTLVDTCGTGGDSMNTINVSTAAAIVAAACGVPIAKHGNYAVSSRCGSANVLEALGVNISSPPEVVESIIESVGMGFMLAPLFHPAMKRVAHIRREMGIRTVFNILGPLTNPAGAEAQVVGVYSPALCEKIANVLKLLGTRRAMVVHGSGLDEISNTGTTFVSELCEGAVRNYVIDPRDLGYPLADLKDIAGGTPEENAERLVRVLKGEKSRARDLVAMNAGAAVYISGMASTLREGCAIAECAISSGSALEALKTLVEENGDPARLRRFL
- the speA gene encoding biosynthetic arginine decarboxylase, with product MGAPRMWKVDDSIALYGIHGWGDGYFSVNEKGNVVVMPNKSSECCVDVMDIIRSLEASGENLPVLLRFPQIIEYRIWEIYRAFAGSISEFGYQGRYQPVFPMKVNQRKEVIEYILNYGREINIGLEIGTKAELLAALTLDLPEDSLLICNGYKDDDFLRLALMLSDRHRIIIVVDLFEEIFNILRLARSMGVRPLLGMRVKLFSKGSGRWAESGGESAKFGLSTIECLELLKILEENGLLDRLRMIHFHIGSQITDIHRIKHAMNEAARIYAKVRKVAEIEYFNVGGGLSVDYDGSKSSGPSSANYTLREYSNDIVYTLQKICEEEGVPSPTIVSESGRAIAAYHSFLVFKIIGKKNSKDGFVAFPLEGDPIQIEDLYFAFKNINLKNYKEYYHDALHYRDELLDSFNLGNIGLEERAKGEMLFWMVCQKAVSLARQAGDNSEEFRELKKLVGQKYIGNFSLFQSVPDMWGVGQIFPIMPLHRLREVPSESGTIADITCDSDGEIKSFAGGKEAIELHKLSRGEDYYMGIFLLGAYQDTLGDFHNLLGCVTEIHVLVDGSSWKICRRIPGDTCEKLLRFFNYDTDAYIKRLSERCAADPRLEAVLEEIRSALRTTTYFNSPCLASEAKGDDKHGSEGRAALRVIETGRI
- a CDS encoding YgiQ family radical SAM protein, which codes for MPEQPVYLPISRKEMKELGEDQLDVIVVTGDAYVDHPSFGAALIGRVLWDHGFTVGIIPQPDWRRADDFKRLGEPRLFFGVTAGNVDSMVNAFTPNLKRRSSDVYSPGGEIRRPDRATLVYADRLHSIFPRKPIVLGGIEASLRRFAHYDYWSDSVRRSILADAPADLLIFGMGELAVVEVASRLNNGEKIDEIRDVKGTVFRISVKEWKSSRHEEYTVIPSFDEVSSDKRKYAEAFRLHYMEQDPFRGRAVVQPHPKTVIVQNPPARPLKTEELDRIYELPYSRREHPLYRKPVPALESVRFSITSHRGCFGSCSFCALTHHQGRIVQSRSIESILKEARRLVEMPGFRGVIQDVGGPTADMYGMVCALWERGGCGRICTPECDNIEISHRRYLELLRRLKEIPGVRHVFVSSGIRHDLVVRDEKYGDLFLEELCREHISGHLKIAPEHVSKSVTRCMRKPPVEVLDAFMKRFQHSVSRSGMEEYVVPYLMSGHPGCTVRDMIELAEYLRDHHMRVEQVQDFTPTPMTVSTAMYHTGLDPFTMEPVHIPRGREKRIQRALLQYWLPENRKLVREGLISAGRADLIGDGPRCLIPSNP
- a CDS encoding phosphoribosylanthranilate isomerase, translated to MTRVKICGLTDEDELRCALKAGADAVGFIVEIERSRHRLSVDEARDLIEMVPPFTASVAVIEPDCVEDALRLAGCLESDALQIHGGISLEEIGEIRRRVPQRIIVAVPPGSERALEMSRVADAVLVDTPVSGGLGGSGRTHDWSVTARMRSMLRTPLILAGGLRPENIVDAIDAVKPYAVDVSSGVETNGRKDPAKIEEFVRRVRSCQ